From one Eucalyptus grandis isolate ANBG69807.140 chromosome 9, ASM1654582v1, whole genome shotgun sequence genomic stretch:
- the LOC104419249 gene encoding MYB-like transcription factor EOBII encodes MDKKPCYRTQDPQVRKGPWTLEEDLILMDYIANHGEGVWNSLAKAAGLQRTGKSCRLRWLNYLRPDVRRGNITPEEQLLIIHLQSMWGNRWSEIAKHLPGRTDNEIKNYWRTKIQKHIIKQSETEINDLTIPPSSANACTDHRGVSAANTIEIACSPPSDQGGSGETMLSALPPAQELNDSACWCVEDLWPIQSLISGMGDDAQYYSV; translated from the exons ATGGACAAGAAACCGTGCTACCGCACGCAGGATCCTCAAGTGAGAAAAGGACCATGGACTCTTGAAGAGGATCTGATTCTGATGGACTACATAGCCAACCATGGCGAAGGTGTATGGAACTCTCTAGCTAAAGCTGCTG GTCTTCAACGCACCGGAAAGAGCTGCCGGCTGCGATGGTTGAATTACCTCCGACCCGACGTCCGGAGAGGTAATATCACTCCCGAAGAACAGCTCTTGATCATACACCTGCAATCCATGTGGGGAAACAG GTGGTCCGAAATCGCGAAGCATTTGCCGGGGAGGACCGACAATGAAATAAAGAACTACTGGAGGACCAAGATCCAAAAGCACATAATCAAGCAATCGGAAACTGAGATCAACGATCTCACTATTCCTCCATCATCCGCAAACGCATGCACAGATCATCGCGGGGTCTCGGCCGCAAATACAATCGAGATCGCCTGTTCTCCACCGTCGGATCAAGGCGGCTCCGGCGAGACTATGCTCTCGGCCCTTCCTCCTGCCCAAGAACTGAACGACAGCGCTTGCTGGTGCGTGGAGGATCTCTGGCCCATACAGTCACTAATTAGCGGTATGGGTGATGATGCCCAATACTATTCCGTTTAG
- the LOC104419250 gene encoding LOW QUALITY PROTEIN: 50S ribosomal protein L12, chloroplastic-like (The sequence of the model RefSeq protein was modified relative to this genomic sequence to represent the inferred CDS: deleted 1 base in 1 codon), whose product MATHALSTLTVRSSAAHPSPLSAPHHPPHPLKSPLRSPPLPRRLPLRARRLRPLAAVDAPEKVAQLGDEIAGLTLAEARALVDLLQDRLGVSAAAFAPAAAVAAAPGGGGAEAAAAVEEKTEFDVVIEDVPSSSRIGVIKAVRALTSLALKEAKELIEGLPKKFKEGVSKDEAEEAKKQLEAAGAKVAIV is encoded by the exons ATGGCGACCCACGCTCTCTCCACGCTCACCGTCCGCTCCTCCGCCGCTCATCCTTCGCCTCTCTCCGCCCCTCACCATCCCCCGCACCCCCTCAAATCCCCACTCCGC TCCCCTCCACTcccccgccgcctccccctccgcgcccgccgcctccgccccctCGCCGCCGTCGACGCCCCGGAGAAGGTCGCCCAGCTCGGCGACGAGATCGCCGGCCTCACCCTCGCCGAGGCCCGCGCCCTCGTCGACCTCCTCCAGGACCGGCTCGGCGTCTCCGCCGCCGCGTTCGCCCCGGCCGCCGCGGTCGCCGCTGCCCCCGGCGGCGGAGGcgccgaggcggcggcggcggtggaggagaAGACGGAGTTCGACGTGGTGATCGAGGACGTGCCGAGCagctcgaggatcggggtgaTCAAGGCGGTGAGGGCGCTGACGAGCCTGGCGCTGAAGGAGGCCAAGGAGCTGATAGAAGGGCTGCCCAAGAAGTTCAAGGAGGGCGTGTCCAAGGACGAGGCCGAGGAGGCCAAGAAGCAGCTCGAAGCAGCTGGTGCCAAGGTTGCCATTGTctga